In the genome of Flexistipes sinusarabici DSM 4947, one region contains:
- a CDS encoding GNAT family N-acetyltransferase — MGKTNEKILKVRNLTIDDLAPVYHLGEKIFTLQSFPNLYRVWDEYEVVNFYTNDPESSFVAEIDGNIAGFILSYIVNKSPKKYGYLVWMCVDPEFESKGIASKLFDEFKKYMLENDVKVLLVDTEADNKKALRFFMKKGFAKPNEQIYLTLNLDEAVPGNDKQ; from the coding sequence ATGGGCAAAACAAACGAAAAAATATTGAAAGTCAGAAATCTAACTATTGATGATTTGGCGCCTGTATACCATCTGGGAGAAAAAATTTTCACACTTCAGAGTTTTCCAAATTTATACAGAGTTTGGGATGAGTATGAGGTAGTAAATTTTTATACTAACGATCCCGAGAGCAGCTTTGTAGCTGAAATAGATGGAAATATAGCTGGATTTATCCTTTCTTATATTGTCAATAAATCTCCCAAAAAATATGGATACCTTGTATGGATGTGTGTTGACCCTGAATTTGAAAGTAAAGGGATCGCGTCCAAACTGTTTGACGAATTCAAAAAATATATGTTGGAAAATGACGTAAAGGTTCTTCTCGTTGATACCGAAGCTGATAACAAAAAGGCTCTGAGATTTTTCATGAAAAAAGGTTTTGCCAAGCCTAATGAGCAGATATATCTTACTTTAAACCTTGATGAGGCGGTGCCGGGTAATGATAAACAGTGA
- a CDS encoding M20/M25/M40 family metallo-hydrolase, producing MINSERLQKLLTEMIDIYSPSGKETELTDFLQLYMKVHNLSYEFQEVENERGNIIVMPESGECDTIFVGHIDTVPAFDYENYESDIYENEIYGLGAVDMKGGCAAMIESFLSFQENNKKDFTAGLALVVGEEESGDGAYALSKDYSFRWAVIGEPTNLQPCYGHFGYVEIALAAYGQKVHASLSKPDKNAVKKMMDYLNIIINYIEKDVSDIIYNIRDLSSSQAGFATPDRCEAYLDLHLPTRYPIGVLTAEIEDIIFRNFKNNEVNYSLETIHHGFELTEKGMLPQLIKQVFEKHKFEYKPFFFKSDSDAPILWQSGIKPIILGPGDISYAHTKEEYINFNEVEKAAETYLSIMNEL from the coding sequence ATGATAAACAGTGAAAGACTGCAGAAACTGCTAACGGAAATGATAGATATTTACAGCCCTTCTGGCAAAGAAACCGAATTAACGGACTTTCTCCAGTTATACATGAAAGTGCACAATCTTTCCTATGAATTCCAGGAAGTTGAGAATGAAAGGGGTAACATTATTGTAATGCCGGAATCAGGAGAGTGTGACACAATCTTTGTGGGACATATAGATACCGTTCCAGCTTTCGATTATGAAAATTACGAATCTGATATTTATGAAAATGAAATTTACGGGTTGGGAGCCGTTGACATGAAAGGCGGATGCGCCGCCATGATTGAAAGCTTTTTATCTTTTCAGGAAAACAATAAAAAGGATTTTACCGCTGGGTTGGCACTGGTAGTTGGTGAAGAGGAATCCGGAGACGGTGCATATGCATTATCAAAAGATTACTCCTTCCGCTGGGCAGTCATAGGCGAGCCTACAAACCTGCAGCCGTGTTATGGGCATTTCGGTTATGTAGAAATTGCACTTGCCGCTTACGGGCAGAAGGTTCACGCCTCCCTTTCCAAGCCCGATAAAAATGCCGTGAAAAAGATGATGGATTATTTGAATATTATAATCAATTACATAGAGAAGGATGTAAGCGATATCATTTACAACATAAGAGACTTGAGCAGCTCCCAGGCCGGTTTTGCCACACCGGACAGATGTGAAGCATATCTGGATTTGCATCTGCCCACACGATATCCCATTGGTGTGCTGACCGCCGAAATTGAAGATATTATTTTCAGAAATTTTAAAAATAACGAAGTAAATTACTCCCTTGAAACAATTCATCACGGTTTTGAACTGACAGAAAAAGGTATGCTGCCTCAGCTTATCAAGCAAGTTTTCGAGAAACATAAATTTGAGTATAAGCCCTTCTTTTTTAAGAGTGATTCCGATGCCCCCATTTTATGGCAGTCAGGTATTAAACCTATTATTCTCGGTCCGGGTGATATTTCATATGCACATACAAAAGAGGAATACATTAATTTCAATGAGGTTGAGAAAGCTGCAGAAACTTACCTCTCCATTATGAATGAATTGTAA
- a CDS encoding tetratricopeptide repeat protein has translation MNFKQIIIPILAIFIFLFTVNTVTAKNKALQLKEACNNGYAKACANLAYMYENGRGVKQNYAKAAILYQKSCENGISESCYNLALIYHNGRGLEQNNKQAAKFYNMACSNGISNACLNLAYMYENSQGVKQDYAEAEKLYKKACDAGALNACFNLAVMYDTGKVAAKDYSEVINLYTETCDGQIAKGCYNLAAIYYNGKSVERDLEKAKNLFKKACDMSLQKSCEAYNMLLKQMQKN, from the coding sequence ATGAATTTTAAACAGATAATCATCCCTATCCTCGCCATTTTTATCTTTTTATTCACAGTTAATACTGTAACTGCAAAAAATAAAGCTCTTCAACTTAAAGAAGCCTGTAATAACGGATATGCAAAAGCATGTGCAAATTTGGCTTATATGTATGAAAACGGCCGGGGAGTAAAACAAAACTATGCCAAAGCTGCAATATTATATCAGAAATCCTGCGAAAACGGTATTAGCGAAAGCTGCTACAACCTGGCACTTATCTACCACAATGGAAGAGGATTAGAACAAAACAATAAACAAGCCGCAAAGTTTTATAACATGGCCTGCAGTAATGGAATTTCAAACGCATGTCTGAACCTTGCATACATGTATGAAAACAGTCAGGGAGTTAAGCAGGATTATGCTGAAGCAGAGAAATTGTACAAAAAAGCATGTGATGCGGGAGCTTTAAACGCATGCTTTAATTTAGCCGTCATGTATGACACTGGAAAAGTGGCAGCAAAAGATTACTCTGAAGTTATAAATTTATACACTGAAACCTGTGACGGCCAAATTGCAAAGGGATGTTACAATTTAGCTGCAATATATTACAATGGCAAATCTGTTGAAAGAGATTTAGAAAAAGCGAAAAATTTGTTCAAAAAGGCCTGCGATATGAGTCTTCAAAAAAGCTGCGAAGCCTATAATATGCTACTCAAACAAATGCAAAAAAATTAA